A genomic segment from Lutibacter sp. A80 encodes:
- a CDS encoding fibronectin type III domain-containing protein — protein sequence MKSTKYIILIISLFFGSTKINAQENPISEIKAAARYTTNGVELRFIPDRKKTLDLGLQGGFILERAEGNSENFIEIVKTTPFSEDEWLEALQEAKTEDEKIQIEISQDFYISSQEKTGGEFDFSKGIADLKQQKADEDFQFMVSILTAIKNANAAKGLGLAYIDKTIETGKKYTYRVKLVENSAVYEIKSIPVSIQTTINNNQYKNKVYIKTGDSQLGFVWEDHPDLSGVDVEREINGVFKKLNNAPIYTVRGKTYEGVKHNGFSEDSLVNYQKYTYRFYAQTIFGERVKFAEVTGMPRDLTPPQKPFLKQPKHAKPDEVHIEWEMNNPIEPDFKGFAISRSDKSDGYFSLINDKLLPSSARKFIDKSFIKGQSNYYLVQALDTANNVSSSFPISVTLIDSVPPVKPIFIDGKIDSLGVVTVNIQKNKETDLMGYRLYRSNSPEHEFSVIKEGFLSLDSLQNEVQTVFLDTVTLKSLTPYIYYRTEALDFNHNTSEFSEILKVKRPDIIPPTTPVFKRVKVGEDFVNLEFALSKSRDVKQQILFRKLNLKDEWEQLAQLQNDQKIYIDKKVEKGTRYYYSLQAIDDSDNKSDFAVPVMGKPYDTGVRPPVEDLKVTQDKNEITLSWKYKFHNNETLYVIYKENKDGNLVQYKNTRELIFKERLTSKSPAYAIKVVTTDGGKSKVSETVSIN from the coding sequence ATGAAAAGCACAAAATATATAATATTAATCATTAGTTTATTTTTTGGAAGTACTAAAATAAATGCACAAGAAAACCCAATTAGTGAAATTAAAGCCGCCGCACGTTATACTACTAACGGTGTAGAATTACGCTTTATTCCTGACAGAAAAAAAACCTTAGACTTAGGACTTCAAGGTGGATTTATTCTAGAAAGAGCCGAAGGGAATTCTGAAAACTTTATTGAAATTGTAAAAACAACTCCTTTTTCTGAAGATGAATGGCTAGAAGCCCTTCAAGAAGCAAAAACAGAAGATGAAAAAATTCAGATTGAAATATCTCAAGATTTTTATATTTCAAGTCAGGAAAAAACTGGTGGAGAATTTGATTTTTCAAAAGGTATTGCAGATTTAAAACAACAAAAAGCAGATGAAGATTTTCAATTTATGGTTTCTATTTTAACAGCTATAAAAAATGCTAATGCCGCTAAAGGACTTGGTTTAGCTTATATAGACAAAACTATTGAAACTGGAAAAAAATACACCTACCGTGTAAAACTAGTTGAAAACTCTGCTGTTTATGAAATTAAATCCATACCTGTTAGCATTCAAACAACAATTAATAACAATCAATATAAAAACAAAGTATATATTAAAACTGGAGATTCACAATTAGGCTTTGTTTGGGAAGACCATCCAGATTTATCAGGTGTAGATGTTGAACGAGAAATAAATGGTGTTTTTAAAAAACTAAATAATGCTCCTATTTATACCGTAAGAGGAAAAACTTATGAAGGCGTAAAACACAATGGTTTTAGTGAAGATAGTTTGGTGAATTATCAAAAATACACCTATAGATTTTATGCCCAAACTATTTTTGGAGAACGCGTAAAATTTGCTGAAGTTACCGGAATGCCAAGAGATTTAACACCTCCTCAAAAACCGTTTTTAAAACAACCAAAACATGCTAAACCAGATGAAGTTCATATAGAATGGGAAATGAATAACCCTATTGAGCCGGATTTTAAAGGTTTCGCAATTTCAAGATCCGATAAAAGCGATGGATATTTTTCGTTAATAAACGATAAATTACTACCAAGCTCAGCTAGAAAATTTATAGACAAAAGCTTTATAAAAGGACAAAGTAATTATTATTTAGTACAAGCGCTTGATACCGCAAATAACGTAAGTTCATCTTTTCCAATTTCAGTAACACTTATAGATTCTGTACCTCCTGTAAAACCAATATTTATTGATGGAAAAATAGACTCATTAGGCGTAGTTACTGTAAATATTCAAAAAAATAAAGAAACAGATTTAATGGGATATCGTTTGTACCGCTCTAACAGTCCAGAGCACGAGTTTTCTGTTATAAAAGAAGGGTTTTTATCGTTAGATAGTCTCCAAAATGAAGTTCAAACAGTTTTTTTAGACACTGTTACACTTAAATCTTTAACTCCGTATATTTATTATAGAACTGAAGCTTTAGATTTTAACCATAACACTTCTGAATTTTCAGAAATATTAAAAGTTAAGAGACCCGATATTATTCCGCCAACCACTCCTGTATTTAAAAGGGTAAAAGTAGGTGAAGATTTTGTGAATTTAGAGTTTGCTTTAAGTAAAAGTAGAGATGTAAAACAACAGATTCTTTTCAGAAAATTAAATCTTAAAGATGAATGGGAACAATTAGCTCAACTTCAAAATGATCAAAAAATATATATTGATAAAAAAGTAGAAAAAGGAACGCGCTATTACTATTCATTACAAGCAATAGACGATAGTGATAACAAATCTGATTTTGCAGTTCCTGTAATGGGAAAACCTTATGATACAGGTGTACGTCCGCCTGTTGAAGATTTAAAAGTTACACAAGATAAAAATGAAATAACTCTAAGCTGGAAATACAAATTTCATAATAATGAAACCTTGTATGTAATTTACAAGGAGAATAAAGATGGAAACTTGGTGCAATACAAAAACACCCGAGAATTAATTTTTAAAGAACGTTTAACAAGTAAATCCCCAGCTTACGCAATAAAAGTAGTAACTACAGACGGTGGAAAATCTAAAGTTAGTGAAACAGTTAGCATTAATTAA